The genomic segment ATGCGATTGAATCACTTCGTTAAAGCCGCCATTCTCGCAATGGGTTCGACAGTGGCGGTTTCTTCAGTCATGGCAGCCGAAATTACCGGCGCCGGCGCTTCTTTTCCTTACCCGATTTACTCCAAGTGGGCTGAATCCTACAAGGGTGTAACCGGTAATAGCCTGAACTATCAATCGATCGGTTCCGGTGGCGGCATCAAGCAGATCAAAGCCAAGACTGTGGATTTCGGCGCGTCCGACATGCCGTTGAAGGTAGAAGACCTGAACGCCGACAACCTGACGCAGTTCCCAGCGATCATGGGCGGCGTGGTGCCGGTCGTGAACCTGGACGGCGTGACTCCAGGCCAGATCAAGCTGACCGGCCCACTGCTGGCCGAAATCTATCTGGGCAAAATCACCAAGTGGAATGCGCCTGAAATCACAGCCTTGAATCCAGGCGTGAAACTGCCGGCGGCCGACATCACTGTGGTCTACCGCGCTGACGGTTCGGGCACATCGTTTGTGTTCACCAGCTACCTGTCGAAGACCAGTCCTGACTTCAAGAGCGTTGTTGGCGCCGGTACTGCGGTCAAATGGCCTGTCGGCGTCGGCGGCAAGGGCAACGAAGGCGTTTCTGCAAACGTGCAAAAGATCAAGGGTTCGATCGGCTACGTTGAATATGCCTATGCCAAGAAAAACAAACTGCTGCACACTCAGCTGAAAAACCGTGACGGCGGCTTCGTGCAACCGGACGACGAAACTTTCAAGGCAGCTGCAGCTGGCGCCGACTGGGCTAAAACACCAGGTTTTGCAGTGGACTTCACTGATGCAGCCGGTAAGACTAGCTGGCCTATCACCAGCGCTTCGTTCATCCTGTTGCACAAAACCCAGGCTGACGCGGCCAAAGCCAAGGAAGTCCTGAAATTCTTCGCATGGGCCTACAAAAACGGCGGCGCATCGGCTACCGAGCTGGACTACGTAGCGATTCCTGAATCGGTCGTGAAGCTGGTGGAAGAGTCCTG from the Collimonas arenae genome contains:
- the pstS gene encoding phosphate ABC transporter substrate-binding protein PstS, with protein sequence MRLNHFVKAAILAMGSTVAVSSVMAAEITGAGASFPYPIYSKWAESYKGVTGNSLNYQSIGSGGGIKQIKAKTVDFGASDMPLKVEDLNADNLTQFPAIMGGVVPVVNLDGVTPGQIKLTGPLLAEIYLGKITKWNAPEITALNPGVKLPAADITVVYRADGSGTSFVFTSYLSKTSPDFKSVVGAGTAVKWPVGVGGKGNEGVSANVQKIKGSIGYVEYAYAKKNKLLHTQLKNRDGGFVQPDDETFKAAAAGADWAKTPGFAVDFTDAAGKTSWPITSASFILLHKTQADAAKAKEVLKFFAWAYKNGGASATELDYVAIPESVVKLVEESWKTQIKDNAGKAVW